A single region of the Chionomys nivalis chromosome 23, mChiNiv1.1, whole genome shotgun sequence genome encodes:
- the Ccdc90b gene encoding coiled-coil domain-containing protein 90B, mitochondrial, producing the protein MRSRWLWRLLRPDGSRGGWTSTPRGRLSPALRRGLLTTVTKASYDRRPVDITPLEQRKLTFDTHALVQDLETHGFDKTQAQTIVSVLNTLSNVSLDTIYKEMVTKAQQEITVQQLMAHLDSIRKDMVILEKSEFANLRAENEKMKIELDQVKQQLTHETSRIRADNKLDINLERSRVTDMFTDQEKQLMEATNEFTKKDTQTKSIISETSNKIDTEIASLKTLMESNKLETIRYLAASVFTCLAIALGFYRFWK; encoded by the exons ATGAGGAGCCGCTGGCTTTGGCGGCTCCTACGCCCTGACGGCAGTCGAGGCGGCTGGACTTCAACGCCCCGCGGGCGTCTGTCGCCCGCCCTGCGGAGAG GTTTATTGACAACCGTAACTAAGGCAAGTTATGACAGGAGGCCAGTGGACATAACTCCTCTAGAACAACGAAAATTAACTTTTGATACCCATGCGCTGGTGCAGGACTTGGAAACTCACG GGTTTGACAAGACGCAGGCGCAGACGATTGTGTCGGTCCTAAATACGCTATCGAATGTCAGCTTGGACACCATCTATAAGGAGATGGTGACTAAAGCCCAGCAG GAAATAACAGTCCAGCAGCTAATGGCTCACTTGGATTCCATCAGGAAAGACATGGTCATCCTAGAGAAGAGTGAATTCGCGAATCTGAGAGCAGAGAATGAG aaaatgaaaattgaattAGATCAAGTTAAGCAGCAGCTGACC catgaGACCAGTCGGATCAGAGCAGATAATAAGCTGGACATCAACCTGGAAAGGAGCAGAGTGACAGACATG TTCACAGATCAAgaaaagcaacttatggaagcAACCAATGAATTTACCAAAAAG gatacccAAACCAAAAGTATTATTTCAGAGACCAGTAATAAAATTGATACTGAAATTGCCTCCTTAAAAACACTGATGGAATCGAACAAACTTGAGACCATTCGTTATCTTGCAG CCTCGGTGTTCACTTGCTTGGCAATAGCATTGGGGTTTTATAGATTCTGGAAGTAA